From one Humulus lupulus chromosome 8, drHumLupu1.1, whole genome shotgun sequence genomic stretch:
- the LOC133797222 gene encoding cytokinin dehydrogenase 3-like yields MAVNVLIKTYAMFVFLISRLIFSLGKSKPWITTNIVPPTISPDKYNENGYNLRTDLEALKMASSDYGNMVTEIPTAVLDPSSINDIASLIKSSNNHSVPFHIAARGQGHSIRGQAMARNGVVVNMTAMKSQRNGTGIVVAGNRASGYNYADVGGEQLWIDVLHATLEHGLSPVSWTDYLYLTVGGTLSNAGISGTTFRYGPQISNVYELDVITGKGDFVTCSAHKNSELFHAVLGGLGQFGIIVRARIALEPAPKRVKWVRMLYTDFSEFARDQERLIKINDRKDKNALDYLEGSLLMNQGPPDNWRSSFFPPSDHPRIISKVTQNKIVYCLEIAKFYDDGSIHTVDEVLKVLTKGLRYEPGFMFEKDVSYVDFLDRVRGGELKLQSQGLWEVPHPWLNLFIPKTRVEEFNNGVLRDIVLKRNITTGPVLLYPMNRNKWDDKMSAVIPDEDVFYTVGFLHSGGFDDWESFDEQNKEILQFCEDAGIEVKQYLAYHKTQEEWTKHFGPKWTTFNQRKLMFDPKKILSPGQKIFTRQ; encoded by the exons ATGGCTGTGAATGTTTTGATCAAAACCTATGCCATGTTCGTATTTCTTATCAGCCGTCTGATCTTCAGCTTAGGAAAATCCAAGCCGTGGATTACTACTAATATAGTCCCACCTACGATCTCTCCCGATAAGTATAATGAAAATGGGTATAACCTTCGTACTGACCTCGAGGCCTTAAAAATGGCTTCGAGCGACTACGGTAACATGGTTACAGAAATCCCAACTGCCGTTTTGGACCCATCTTCCATAAACGACATTGCCAGCTTGATCAAGTCCTCCAATAATCACTCTGTTCCCTTCCACATAGCCGCCAGAGGACAGGGTCACTCGATCCGTGGACAAGCCATGGCCCGAAACGGCGTCGTGGTCAACATGACGGCTATGAAAAGTCAACGCAACGGGACTGGTATCGTCGTCGCCGGCAACCGTGCTTCGGGGTACAACTACGCCGATGTCGGTGGTGAACAGCTCTGGATCGATGTCTTGCACGCCACGCTTGAGCATGGACTGTCGCCGGTGTCGTGGACTGACTATTTGTACCTTACCGTCGGCGGTACTCTGTCCAACGCAGGCATTAGTGGTACCACTTTCCGGTACGGTCCCCAGATCAGCAATGTGTACGAACTTGATGTTATCACTG GGAAAGGTGATTTTGTGACTTGCTCCGCACACAAAAACTCTGAGCTCTTCCACGCAGTTCTTGGGGGTTTGGGTCAGTTTGGAATAATTGTCAGAGCGAGAATCGCCCTTGAGCCAGCTCCTAAGAGG GTGAAATGGGTACGAATGCTATACACGGACTTCTCAGAATTTGCCCGAGACCAAGAACGATTAATCAAAATCAACGACAGGAAAGACAAGAACGCACTTGATTATTTGGAAGGTTCACTACTCATGAATCAGGGCCCTCCGGATAATTGGAGATCCTCCTTTTTCCCACCCTCTGATCATCCAAGAATAATTTCTAAAGTCACTCAAAACAAAATCGTTTACTGTCTCGAAATAGCTAAATTTTACGACGATGGTTCTATTCATACCGTAGACGAG GTGCTTAAGGTATTGACTAAAGGGTTGAGGTATGAGCCTGGATTTATGTTCGAGAAAGATGTGTCATATGTGGATTTTCTAGATAGAGTGCGCGGTGGAGAACTCAAGCTTCAATCACAAGGACTTTGGGAGGTTCCACATCCATGGCTGAACCTTTTCATCCCAAAAACAAGGGTTGAGGAATTTAACAATGGCGTCCTTAGGGATATTGTTCTAAAACGTAACATTACAACCGGACCTGTCCTCCTTTACCCCATGAACCGGAACaa ATGGGATGACAAAATGTCCGCCGTTATACCAGATGAAGATGTGTTCTACACCGTTGGATTTTTACATTCGGGTGGATTTGATGATTGGGAGTCGTTTGATGAGCAGAACAAAGAGATTTTGCAGTTTTGTGAAGATGCTGGTATTGAGGTCAAGCAGTATCTTGCTTACCATAAAACGCAGGAAGAATGGACGAAGCATTTTGGGCCAAAGTGGACAACTTTCAATCAAAGGAAACTTATGTTTGATCCCAAGAAAATACTATCACCGGGACAGAAAATTTTCACTCGTCAGTAA